In Spinacia oleracea cultivar Varoflay chromosome 5, BTI_SOV_V1, whole genome shotgun sequence, a single window of DNA contains:
- the LOC110778103 gene encoding uncharacterized protein: MLCLQHRQAFASPSLLPPLSSPHPRPLITCSWNSLFPYFPIKCNVPYGYGGRAQKRLLRSYRSIYFKEEEEEEEEEESSDGSSSDLLWSRFEEAVKLLNEREYYACHDLLESLWFESNDPLRTLLHALLQCAVAFYHLFNQNHKGAMMEMGESVCKLRKLNLEAGPFHEFEKDLSTVLNFIYQTQLELAACTEDFCLTMEQTERSYQLLEGFGAGKHLYFLEESDDDDGYNNHITYLVFDPQKSYGATNLPTTKVKLPILEATRNHLMSFQNY; the protein is encoded by the exons ATGCTGTGTCTACAGCATAGACAAGCTTTTGCCTCACCAAGTTTATTACCCCCCCTTTCTTCTCCCCATCCTCGTCCTCTCATCACGTGCAGTTGGAACTCTCTCTTTCCATATTTCCCGATCAAATGCAACGTGCCCTATGGCTATGGTGGAAGAGCTCAGAAACGTTTGCTCAGATCTTACCGTTCAATTTACTTcaaggaggaggaagaagaagaagaagaagaagaatcaagtGATGGCAGTAGCTCCGACCTTCTGTGGTCGAGGTTTGAAGAAGCAGTAAAGCTGTTGAATGAAAGGGAATACTATGCTTGCCATGACTTGCTTGAATCTCTGTGGTTTGAATCAAATGACCCTCTGCGTACCCTTCTTCATGCTCTCCTCCAATGTGCCGTTGCCTTCTATCATCTCTTCAACCAG AATCACAAAGGAGCAATGATGGAAATGGGAGAGAGTGTATGCAAGCTGAGAAAGCTGAATTTAGAAGCGGGACCCTTTCATGAGTTTGAGAAAGACCTCTCAACTGTCCTCAATTTCATCTATCAAACTCAGTTAGAGCTTGCAGCCT GCACTGAAGACTTTTGCTTGACTATGGAACAAACAGAAAGATCGTACCAACTTCTGGAGGGGTTCGGTGCTGGGAAACACCTGTATTTCCTTGAAGaaagtgatgatgatgatggttatAATAACCACATCACATACCTAGTCTTTGATCCTCAGAAAAGCTACGGTGCCACAAACCTTCCTACAACAAAGGTTAAACTTCCCATCTTGGAAGCAACTCGAAACCATCTCATGTCCTTCCAAAACTATTGA